The segment GCCAGAATGAAACCAGGTTTAAAATAAGGCATTCATTATTATTCTTAAGAGACATCTACAGGCTTGAAAcatattttcttacaaattacaaaaGTTGCAATATAGGGAGCATTCATTAAGTTGATAGTAATTTTATGTAAGTCTTATTTTCCGAtatcaaaaaatagattttctgatatcagaaaatgtaaatgattttttgatatcaaaaaatgattttgtgacatcaagaattcgaatttttgatattaaaaaatgattttctgatatcaagaattcaattttttgatatcaaaaaatcaactttaattcttgatatcaaaaaatctattttgtgatatcagaaaatcactttttgatatcaagaattcgaatttgtgatatcaaaaaatgattttctgatatcacaaaatagattttttgatatcaagaattaatttttgatatcaagaattattttttgatattaaaaattcgaattattgatatcaaatatttattttttgatatcagaaaatacctcaaaaatattaaaacggcgCCTCATACATATCAGCTTTTGTTATCTATCATAAACGATATTTCATATGACGTTAAAATAACCGATTATGGATGACTCGCGCATGAAAATTAAGTCAAAAACGTTAACGTCAATGGGCATCTTGGAGCACTACCGGTAAATTGTATGCAAGCAGGAAAATCTCCGATGAGACCAAAAGGTTCTTAGATATTGCAAGAGATGGCCCACATATGTCTTGGTCAATGGTTTACAAATGGAATCAGATGTTTGAAGATGGCTTACAAATGGAATCAGATGTTTAAAGATGGAAGGACTCTGATATTTTGAGCTCTTGCTGCAACCCCACCCCCCAATCAATACAAACCGGATCTTGCACCTATGGATTTCGCTTTATCGAAACTTTCGACAAAGATTTTCGGACCTAAATGATCTTCGATCTGCCACAAAAGACATTATACAAAATCTTGACAAATAATGGTATGAaggtacattttataaaattgttaaatgacATAAAAAGTGCGTGGAACGGAAAGGTGTTCACTTTGAAAAAGCGCGACAGGTTTGCCTTTCAGTTGTTTGACGTCACATGACTTCCTGGGAATATGAAATGGCGCTACGTAAATCTAACTCATACAAAGTAAAAATCGCTgcatattttgaacaaattatcaaaatcatatgatttttggcatatttttttcaattgacaGTCATTTGATAAGACATATACGTCATCCTACAAAGTACACAGTAATTTTTTCCGTACGGCCACGGCCACGAGTGGACTCGGGACCCATGACAGTGTGAAGATggggtacatgtacctgtaaagtgcgaaaggAAATAGAAACGAAACGTAATATGCCGAAACGAAACGAGATCTCCCGAAACAAAACctaacgaaacgaaatcaaatcGAAATGAAACCAAAACGAAACGAAATGAAACCAAAACGAAACGAAATGAAAccaaaacgaaacaaaatatGGTTTCTTCAGTTCACTTGGATAACTTTTTTAGGCAGTCTAACAGTTAGCAACTAATACTGTTTGTCTTAAAAAGCGAAAGCACGTGTGACAACTCGATCAGTTTATCTTAAACGGCCGAGGACCAGTTGCAATTTaccatgttatttttttctttaattacattgTACTAGTCCTCCGCttttattttactgtttataaAAGTGCGTGGTCTGTTCAAGTTTGGTTTAAAAATAGACAATAGCAAAACAAGAATCGCCAGGTTCTAATTTACAAATATGATTACGAAtggattgtattaaaaaaataaccaaaaaagaTACTAGGAACATGAGGTTTATATTTAGTTAgagtctaattttttttttggttacatAAAAATGGGCAGTAACTTTTGAAGTGTATCCCCGCCTACAAATGCGCACTTCtagaaataaacatatataccCGTTACTTctaaaatactagtaaatactttaatatatacatgtactatatctTAAGATTGAAATggtcacatatacatgtatagcaatgaacttgatttcatttttctcgattttatttcattttgcattttgtaggtttcgtttcgtttcaaTTCGTTTCGTTTCGCACTCTACAGGTATCTTCCCTACGTACAATTCCTGTAGAATACAATTTTAATCGGGTTTCTTTGAATTAAAGTGGTTCAAATAGTAAAATATCTAGCTTTTTATTGCATACTATtcacctatatatatatatatatataaatatatatatatatataaatatatatatatatatatatgtgtgtgtgtgtgtgtgtgtgtgtgtgtgtgtgtgtgtgtgtgtgtgtgtgtgtcgcGTAAGACAATTTTAATTTGGTGACACTGCCTCTTTAGACTCTTTTAACATGGCAATTGtgtaatttgcatttttaaatatgtttaactAAATTATGTATAACATTGAAAAGCCCGATGTTTGCAAAAGCGCTATATTTTAGGCGAAATCGTATATAAAGCGCGCTATACCTCTTTGATCAGTGTGGCAGCAATGACACAAAAGAGATGTATAAtaattaatcattaatttttgtgacCAACAAAGTCACACACCATTACAAACTCATCAACTGTTCTTCAAgttcaaaatttatatgaaatcaatttttgtgtaTTTCTGTACAGAGAGTTATTTTGATGTGTGTAAAAtcgggcaatttaatacgatttaACAATACTGTTTAATAAGgtatatagtattatattacatacaCTTTACTTCAGTGATGTTAGTTTTGGGCAATTTGATATATAACGACCATTAAAATCATCATCCcattaaaataacacaaaaggTTCTCCAAACTTCCGGGATGTCAATTTCTAAAAGTATATTCTACTATGTTTAAAAAAGTGTAACATCTGGAAGTTATTAATTTCCATGGAGtacaaacaaattgaaatacCAACAAAAATAGAGTTGCTCTATCAGTGAATGTTCAGATAAAACATGCGGGATCTAGAGGGGTGGTGTTAGGGAGGTCTGGACCGTTCTccttgaaaaattcaaatttctttgaattacaaaatgaaattatcaaaaatatgccTTGGACTAAAAATATGCCATttgcaaactcaaataaccgtcggatcccccccccccggaaaaattttctggaccTGCGTAAGTAAATGTTCCAAATTCTTCCTTTGTTGATTCACCAATCTTGATGCGTCATTAATTTGTACCATTTGGTTGGGAGCGCAGTTAGTGATAATCTAGGCTCCACTGTAATTTCATGCTGAGGTCTCCTTGAATATAACAATGCTCCCAATACAATAAAAATAGTAAACAcgttgattatttttttctcgaaatttgatatttaatattgtCTCACTGGAGTAAATGAAATGGGTTTTACATGATCagtttacacacacacacatttacGGGATACATTTAATACGGGATATAAAAATACAACCATATCATCCAAGATACACACGTTATGTCAAAAACTGGAAACTGATGTTAcctatttctttatatttacaaaacaagtaAATATATCTGTATGCCTTTTCTGAGATGCATTGCATTACAGAAAGTAACATGTTATCTGTTAAAAAGACTTCACCCAACAAGAGATACCAGTATATTCcactaacaaacaaaaatgtcaacattttcaatGCATACAAAGAtgatagatataaaaaaaacagccATCACATTATCTTTATACAGTGAAATAGGTACATGTCAAAACAATCAAACGTGCATATACTCGATGAGTCCAGgtactaaataattttttttatcttggtACATTTTTTGGATAAAGATGTTAAAATTTGTTCTCAGCCCAGCACCAGCTTGAATGaacattaaaatacatatttaatgtacatgtattgtaaatattgtatacaATGACACAAAAGTGGGATTCcaaaatgtattttaagaaaaaagatccAAATGTACCAGTACAATATAAAGGCTAAATCTTGCCTTGTCCGACCTATCAAAATGAAAGATTGTCTACTTCATGTGCTGAAATTCAAAAATGGTAAACAATCAAGTGTACTCAACGTCATTTCACTCGAGTCAGTGCttcatatctacatgtacttggtTATGCACACACAGAATATTTATGCAAACAAAACCACCACTTTAGAGAACATAGCTGACTAGCCACATCATGATTTGAAGGGTTCAAAGTTCTGACACAAATTCACCATCCATGATACTGTCAAGTAGATGATTTCTTGGGGGTTTTCTTTGTGCTTTTCTTCTTCcctcttcctttctttttcttccCTTTACTGGTTGATTTTCTTCCAACTTTCTCAGCTGTATGTTTGGCCCTGCTCTTACCCAGGAGTGCTTCTGCATAACTCTTCAAACCTTTGCTTTCCATTTTCCCCATCCAATCCTGCCATTCTTgctgatatttttctttatcttcCATAGCTTGATGAGAGAATGTCTCTCTCTGAGCATTGGAGAGTTTGTCAAAGATTGTCTTTGCAGTTCCAACAGTTACCCCTTTTTCCTTTCCAAGCTCTGACATCATGAACAGTTGGAGAGCAGCCTTATTTCTGGAGGGCATTCCCAGCTGCTCAAGTGCCACTTTAGTTTCAGGTTTTGTAACAATATCCATTCTGTGTTCATCAAACATATTTTGCACCCATGAAGCAAGTTTCTTTTCATAATTTACATtagcatttttgttttgtaattttgctttttctttCAAAGCCTCTTTTTCATTTTCTGGCAACGAGTTCCACAGTTCAGTTTTTCTTTGAACTTGCCTGGTAAATTTCTCCTTTTGATTTCCACCTTCTGGGACATCAACATCCTCAACGTCCATCAAATTGATGGCAAGTACCCTTTTCACTCGTTCAGGTTTTTCGGTTTCCTTGAAAACCTTTTTCAATTTCCTTTTCTTTAAGGCTTCGCTGTGTTCCTCTTTTTGGTGAAGGAGGGCCTCTTCCTGTAATGGGGACAACCTAGCCTCCCATTCGGCCTTGGCAACTTTATACTTCTCTTGGAGTTCCTTAGCCTTAATCTTGTACATGTTTGCCTCATTTTCTGGAAGAGAATTCCACATCTTTCCTAAATTTGCCATCACCTTCTGCGGATTTTGGTCCTCAATGGAGACTGATTCTTTAGCTTTACCATAGCTTTCTTTACAAAACAGTGTATATGCATTTGGAGGGCGTTTTGGGGGATTAGGAACTGGTACTTCTATGCTCGATATAGGCTTCTTAGCGGGTAATATCTCTGATGTGGATGCGGATCGCTGCAGTACTACATTGCATATACTTGGTgacacatttttcaaataattaatatctAGAGTGGACGAACTTCGTGCAGACAAACTGCAAAGGAGATTCACTCTCAAACTTCCAAACACAGGTCTAGAGGTATGAAATCTGGTCACTGCTGTTGGGATTTTTGAATGTTGTGCAAACCTTAAAAAGCTTAACCAGCtcatatttcttaaatgaatgTAAATCTTTGCCTTGTTTCacctgaaaataataaaatactttaattCAATTTGTAAATGGGGGAAATTAAAGACTGGTTATTGTTAAGCCTGGCCTTGGTAGCAGTAATAACTGTAAGTTTAAAATgccaataaaaacaaactgtcTTAAacccttaaaatatttacatcggAACTCTTACTCATGTTCTGATTAACCAGGCAGTgtgtcaatttctttttttatgctGTCAGTTGCCGtgttaggtctttccacctttcaggtgaaagaccttttgtatttcttgttACAATGTAttgctactcctctgaaacaataagagatagagacttggaacttttacaaATGTCTTCCATTCAAACTGAAAGGATCAgaggcccccttctagtagttatattgcccctgaaagttttgaaatttcaataaaatcacttccaactttttaattatctatcatagagacttcggaccacttgggatgggaGCGAGACTTCGGACAACTTGGGATGGGAGAGTCTACATTTGCCAAA is part of the Magallana gigas chromosome 3, xbMagGiga1.1, whole genome shotgun sequence genome and harbors:
- the LOC105318257 gene encoding nucleolar transcription factor 1-A, with product MSWLSFLRFAQHSKIPTAVTRFHTSRPVFGSLRVNLLCSLSARSSSTLDINYLKNVSPSICNVVLQRSASTSEILPAKKPISSIEVPVPNPPKRPPNAYTLFCKESYGKAKESVSIEDQNPQKVMANLGKMWNSLPENEANMYKIKAKELQEKYKVAKAEWEARLSPLQEEALLHQKEEHSEALKKRKLKKVFKETEKPERVKRVLAINLMDVEDVDVPEGGNQKEKFTRQVQRKTELWNSLPENEKEALKEKAKLQNKNANVNYEKKLASWVQNMFDEHRMDIVTKPETKVALEQLGMPSRNKAALQLFMMSELGKEKGVTVGTAKTIFDKLSNAQRETFSHQAMEDKEKYQQEWQDWMGKMESKGLKSYAEALLGKSRAKHTAEKVGRKSTSKGKKKKGRGKKKSTKKTPKKSST